The following coding sequences are from one Haliotis asinina isolate JCU_RB_2024 chromosome 3, JCU_Hal_asi_v2, whole genome shotgun sequence window:
- the LOC137278609 gene encoding homer protein homolog 2-like isoform X2, with translation MSLGEQPIFATKAHVFQIDPETKKNWIPASKTAVSVAYYYDSARDTYRIISVEGTKAIVNSTITPNMTFTKTSQKFGQWSDARANTVYGLGFPTEADLGKFIEKFKEIKDLTRSAIQHQLQSGGSEINGTTEAKSSSPSQPSQHRQFLHQRTNSLSSLPQGDVGSLRERRNSFTQGSNSLPQASTTEAQLKYENDRLKLALAQSSSNAKKWEVELQTLKNNNARLTAALQESTSNVEEWQKQLAAYREDNSVMKKKVAEMEQKGGSGASDQTEALEEQVQQMQAQIEQLRGANSTKDEELEILRQQVEDLSSKETNSTTLQARIQSLEEENHSLSLRVQDLQRLLNNSKVTQDADSRELLSVQTQLGNKITELYELHEQIVSIVKKESTS, from the exons GGAACAGCCTATATTTGCAACAAAGGCACATGTGTTCCAAATCGACCCTGAAACTAAAAAGAATTGGATTCCTGCAAGTAAGACGGCCGTTAGCGTTGCATACTACTATGACTCTGCCAGAGACACCTACAGAATCATCAGCGTGGAAGGCACAAAG GCTATTGTCAACAGTACCATCACCCCAAACATGACCTTCACCAAGACCTCCCAGAAGTTTGGCCAGTGGTCAGATGCAAGAGCCAATACCGTATATGGTCTGGGATTTCCTACAGAGGCTGATCTTGGCAAG TTCATTGAGAAGTTCAAGGAAATCAAAGACCTGACCAGAAGTGCCATTCAGCATCAACTACAGTCTGGAGGCAGTGAAATCAACGGCACCACAGAGGCCAAAAGCTCCTCCCCTTCACAACCGTCCCAACACCGTCAGTTCCTTCATCAGAGGACCAACAGCCTATCTTCATTACCA CAGGGTGATGTGGGCAGCTTACGTGAGCGTCGGAACTCGTTTACTCAGGGCAGCAACAGTCTTCCTCAAGCCAGCACCACAGAAGCACAGCTCAAGTATGAAAACGACAGACTTAAACTTGCTCTTGCTCAAAG TTCCAGTAATGCTAAAAAGTGGGAAGTGGAACTCCAGACCCTGAAGAACAATAATGCACGTCTGACTGCAGCATTGCAGGAGAGCACGTCCAATGTGGAAGAATGGCAGAAACAGCTGGCAGCATACAGGGAGGACAACTCTGTCATGAAGAAGAAg GTAGCTGAGATGGAACAGAAAGGTGGTAGTGGGGCCAGTGATCAGACAGAAGCATTGGAAGAGCAAGTGCAACAGATGCAAGCACAGATTGAGCAGCTGAGGGGAGCCAACTCTACTAAAGATGAG GAGTTAGAAATACTTCGCCAACAAGTAGAGGATCTCTCCAGTAAGGAGACCAACTCTACCACCCTGCAGGCTCGTATACAG AGTCTGGAGGAGGAGAACCACAGCCTGTCCCTGAGGGTCCAGGATCTGCAGAGGCTTCTCAACAACTCCAAGGTGACCCAGGATGCAGATTCCAGGGAACTTCTTTCAGTTCAGACTCAGCTGGGAAATAAGATCACCGAGCTGTATGAACTTCATGAACAAATAGTGTCTATAGTGAAGAAAGAATCGACCAGCTAG
- the LOC137278609 gene encoding homer protein homolog 2-like isoform X1 yields MVVYQTDVVMEPDELEQPIFATKAHVFQIDPETKKNWIPASKTAVSVAYYYDSARDTYRIISVEGTKAIVNSTITPNMTFTKTSQKFGQWSDARANTVYGLGFPTEADLGKFIEKFKEIKDLTRSAIQHQLQSGGSEINGTTEAKSSSPSQPSQHRQFLHQRTNSLSSLPQGDVGSLRERRNSFTQGSNSLPQASTTEAQLKYENDRLKLALAQSSSNAKKWEVELQTLKNNNARLTAALQESTSNVEEWQKQLAAYREDNSVMKKKVAEMEQKGGSGASDQTEALEEQVQQMQAQIEQLRGANSTKDEELEILRQQVEDLSSKETNSTTLQARIQSLEEENHSLSLRVQDLQRLLNNSKVTQDADSRELLSVQTQLGNKITELYELHEQIVSIVKKESTS; encoded by the exons GGAACAGCCTATATTTGCAACAAAGGCACATGTGTTCCAAATCGACCCTGAAACTAAAAAGAATTGGATTCCTGCAAGTAAGACGGCCGTTAGCGTTGCATACTACTATGACTCTGCCAGAGACACCTACAGAATCATCAGCGTGGAAGGCACAAAG GCTATTGTCAACAGTACCATCACCCCAAACATGACCTTCACCAAGACCTCCCAGAAGTTTGGCCAGTGGTCAGATGCAAGAGCCAATACCGTATATGGTCTGGGATTTCCTACAGAGGCTGATCTTGGCAAG TTCATTGAGAAGTTCAAGGAAATCAAAGACCTGACCAGAAGTGCCATTCAGCATCAACTACAGTCTGGAGGCAGTGAAATCAACGGCACCACAGAGGCCAAAAGCTCCTCCCCTTCACAACCGTCCCAACACCGTCAGTTCCTTCATCAGAGGACCAACAGCCTATCTTCATTACCA CAGGGTGATGTGGGCAGCTTACGTGAGCGTCGGAACTCGTTTACTCAGGGCAGCAACAGTCTTCCTCAAGCCAGCACCACAGAAGCACAGCTCAAGTATGAAAACGACAGACTTAAACTTGCTCTTGCTCAAAG TTCCAGTAATGCTAAAAAGTGGGAAGTGGAACTCCAGACCCTGAAGAACAATAATGCACGTCTGACTGCAGCATTGCAGGAGAGCACGTCCAATGTGGAAGAATGGCAGAAACAGCTGGCAGCATACAGGGAGGACAACTCTGTCATGAAGAAGAAg GTAGCTGAGATGGAACAGAAAGGTGGTAGTGGGGCCAGTGATCAGACAGAAGCATTGGAAGAGCAAGTGCAACAGATGCAAGCACAGATTGAGCAGCTGAGGGGAGCCAACTCTACTAAAGATGAG GAGTTAGAAATACTTCGCCAACAAGTAGAGGATCTCTCCAGTAAGGAGACCAACTCTACCACCCTGCAGGCTCGTATACAG AGTCTGGAGGAGGAGAACCACAGCCTGTCCCTGAGGGTCCAGGATCTGCAGAGGCTTCTCAACAACTCCAAGGTGACCCAGGATGCAGATTCCAGGGAACTTCTTTCAGTTCAGACTCAGCTGGGAAATAAGATCACCGAGCTGTATGAACTTCATGAACAAATAGTGTCTATAGTGAAGAAAGAATCGACCAGCTAG
- the LOC137278609 gene encoding homer protein homolog 2-like isoform X3 → MREQPIFATKAHVFQIDPETKKNWIPASKTAVSVAYYYDSARDTYRIISVEGTKAIVNSTITPNMTFTKTSQKFGQWSDARANTVYGLGFPTEADLGKFIEKFKEIKDLTRSAIQHQLQSGGSEINGTTEAKSSSPSQPSQHRQFLHQRTNSLSSLPQGDVGSLRERRNSFTQGSNSLPQASTTEAQLKYENDRLKLALAQSSSNAKKWEVELQTLKNNNARLTAALQESTSNVEEWQKQLAAYREDNSVMKKKVAEMEQKGGSGASDQTEALEEQVQQMQAQIEQLRGANSTKDEELEILRQQVEDLSSKETNSTTLQARIQSLEEENHSLSLRVQDLQRLLNNSKVTQDADSRELLSVQTQLGNKITELYELHEQIVSIVKKESTS, encoded by the exons GGAACAGCCTATATTTGCAACAAAGGCACATGTGTTCCAAATCGACCCTGAAACTAAAAAGAATTGGATTCCTGCAAGTAAGACGGCCGTTAGCGTTGCATACTACTATGACTCTGCCAGAGACACCTACAGAATCATCAGCGTGGAAGGCACAAAG GCTATTGTCAACAGTACCATCACCCCAAACATGACCTTCACCAAGACCTCCCAGAAGTTTGGCCAGTGGTCAGATGCAAGAGCCAATACCGTATATGGTCTGGGATTTCCTACAGAGGCTGATCTTGGCAAG TTCATTGAGAAGTTCAAGGAAATCAAAGACCTGACCAGAAGTGCCATTCAGCATCAACTACAGTCTGGAGGCAGTGAAATCAACGGCACCACAGAGGCCAAAAGCTCCTCCCCTTCACAACCGTCCCAACACCGTCAGTTCCTTCATCAGAGGACCAACAGCCTATCTTCATTACCA CAGGGTGATGTGGGCAGCTTACGTGAGCGTCGGAACTCGTTTACTCAGGGCAGCAACAGTCTTCCTCAAGCCAGCACCACAGAAGCACAGCTCAAGTATGAAAACGACAGACTTAAACTTGCTCTTGCTCAAAG TTCCAGTAATGCTAAAAAGTGGGAAGTGGAACTCCAGACCCTGAAGAACAATAATGCACGTCTGACTGCAGCATTGCAGGAGAGCACGTCCAATGTGGAAGAATGGCAGAAACAGCTGGCAGCATACAGGGAGGACAACTCTGTCATGAAGAAGAAg GTAGCTGAGATGGAACAGAAAGGTGGTAGTGGGGCCAGTGATCAGACAGAAGCATTGGAAGAGCAAGTGCAACAGATGCAAGCACAGATTGAGCAGCTGAGGGGAGCCAACTCTACTAAAGATGAG GAGTTAGAAATACTTCGCCAACAAGTAGAGGATCTCTCCAGTAAGGAGACCAACTCTACCACCCTGCAGGCTCGTATACAG AGTCTGGAGGAGGAGAACCACAGCCTGTCCCTGAGGGTCCAGGATCTGCAGAGGCTTCTCAACAACTCCAAGGTGACCCAGGATGCAGATTCCAGGGAACTTCTTTCAGTTCAGACTCAGCTGGGAAATAAGATCACCGAGCTGTATGAACTTCATGAACAAATAGTGTCTATAGTGAAGAAAGAATCGACCAGCTAG